GAGGCCTTGGCGCTTGATGAAAAGACTGTCGATAAGGTCGCTCCGGGCGAGCAGCAGCCAGAAGTCGATCACAAAATGAAAATCGAAAATTCCACTTCCGGCACGCACCAAGGTGAATTCTACCGCGATGCTGGCAAGTGTTCTGGCGGCGATGGCGGCCTCATCAGCTACGAATTCGAAACGAACAGCGAAGATTCTCTCAGTCTCATGGTACGTTATTGGGGCAACGAAGGCTGCACCCGCACATTCGACATCACGATTGACGATGAAAAGCTCACAACCGAAACCATATCGAATCGCTGGAAAAAGGATGAATTCGTAAACGTCACGTACCCGATTCCGGACAAAATGGTAAAAGGCAAGAAAATTGTTCGAATCTCGTTTACGGCAAGTTCCGGAATGGTGGGCGGCATCTATAGCGTGCGCCTGCTGCGCAACAAGCCAAAGCCCGTCGTAGAAGATCCGCCGATAAGCATCAAGTCGGTCGCTGCCGCAAAACAAGGCCTCCGCGTGCGTGCTGACCGACAAACTCTCCAAATCGCATCTCCGAGCGTTCTTGCCCGCACGATGAACGTGAAAATTTATTCCATGGATGGGCGCCTGAAACTCTCGCAGATGCTCCCTGCCGGCGCAAGCGAGTTTAACGTCGATATTGCAGGCCTCAAAAACGGCAATTACATTGTTCGCCTTTTCCAAGATGGTCTCGTTCGCGGCTACACGCTATTCAACAAAAACGGTCTCTAAAAGTTCCTTTTACACTATACTCCTAATCCAAGAAGTCCTCGCAACCGCGAGGACTTTACTCTATTCATCCTTCACGCAGCGAACGGATACTGCATAATTTTTTTCCATTCTTTCAAAAATAACTTGACTATCCTTACTTGAAACACTGAATACGTAGGTCCCTTCGGGAGCGTCGCATGAGGGGGGGATGCATAAAGTCCATTCCAATTGAGTCGCGAAATATGTATATCTACCTGCGGATTCGAGAGAGGTCTCTAAATTTGGGACATTTCCAATGTATCTGTATTCCTTAGGATGGTCCATGTTGACAAAACCTGCTGGTAATAGATTAAATCCAAAAACGTCAGAACCGTTGCCATCATCAAGCCAATCGCTAGTTGATTTTAAATTTGTGGAAAGATTGTTGGCGTGGCCGATTAAAATTTTCCATTCGTTGACACTTGGAATATGCCATTTTTCAGGGCAAATACCACGGGACTTGGAGTCTTCGGTATGATAGGTAAAGCAATCGTTGTTTTTTGCAATCCATCGCCGCGTCCCACATGTACAACCTTCCGTATTTTGCGCAACTATCAGGGGCGTTGTTGTAGCAAACACTCGCAGAATCATAACGATTGTAATCAGTTTCTATTGAATCGATATAGGCATAGTTCAGGTTTTCCGCCATCCACCACTGGGTGCCGATTTTTACAGTCTTGTAAACTTGATCATCGCGCTCGTCCGTCATTGTGCCGTAATCTGATACGATAAGAGGTTTTTCATCCTTGACACAACGAATGAAGTAAAAACTTTGTTTCTGAGCATCAAATTGATTGAATTTTTTTTCTATTACTCCTAGAGCCTTTGCCTTACTGCTGTCAGATTCTATTGAAGACCAAAAAAATCCATATTGTGAAAGTAACTCATACTTGATATTTTCATTTTCTCCATAAAGCCAGTAGTGATTTAACCATTCGATGTTTTTGGGTGATTCATTGGCGAATTTGATGAAATTATTTATGTCGGATTCATTTGGAATGTGCCAGTTTTCAGGACACGCTCCTCTTGTATAATTGTACGCATCGTTTTTGCATGTGCCTTGTAAACCGTCTCTCCAAATGCCACAACCGATTCCTGTTTGTCCATAAACTGCGGCGCTATCCATGGCTGTGGACCATGAATAAAGTCTTCCGTACTTTGCGCAACTATCACGACTGTTGTTATAACATAAACTGGGCAATGTCTGCGCTAGAACCGAAGCCATTCTGTTAT
This sequence is a window from Fibrobacter sp. UBA4297. Protein-coding genes within it:
- a CDS encoding FISUMP domain-containing protein, with the translated sequence MIVAQNTEGCTCGTRRWIAKNNDCFTYHTEDSKSRGICPEKWHIPSVNEWKILIGHANNLSTNLKSTSDWLDDGNGSDVFGFNLLPAGFVNMDHPKEYRYIGNVPNLETSLESAGRYTYFATQLEWTLCIPPSCDAPEGTYVFSVSSKDSQVIFERMEKNYAVSVRCVKDE
- a CDS encoding FISUMP domain-containing protein, producing MRNTYFFLFAGFFAFLFTACSDSNPTDFYTESSSRETLVSSSTIISISSSNEIFSSSLQTNSSSSFSSSSITLISYGELIDERDGQVYKTIKIGEQTWMAENLNFDYHNRMASVLAQTLPSLCYNNSRDSCAKYGRLYSWSTAMDSAAVYGQTGIGCGIWRDGLQGTCKNDAYNYTRGACPENWHIPNESDINNFIKFANESPKNIEWLNHYWLYGENENIKYELLSQYGFFWSSIESDSSKAKALGVIEKKFNQFDAQKQSFYFIRCVKDEKPLIVSDYGTMTDERDDQVYKTVKIGTQWWMAENLNYAYIDSIETDYNRYDSASVCYNNAPDSCAKYGRLYMWDAAMDCKKQRLLYLSYRRLQVPWYLP